In Castor canadensis unplaced genomic scaffold, mCasCan1.hap1v2 HAP1_SCAFFOLD_119, whole genome shotgun sequence, the following are encoded in one genomic region:
- the LOC141420316 gene encoding uncharacterized protein: PVTITQWSRLRPHCKEREEGGARQVSGRGSSDATQAPAPSRDLLGGRGAEPQRVRGHLLSSASSATAGSCQELNCGGRWRECAHAELRGPGWAAALAVSRDQQRGLGRLALGRVRSWVPPRRPGPGGRYLFPVGLGVQPRGPRRASHRLLFLGCPLPWRIQILPESFPTLAGIARSPGPASRPWTVILLYTLSASCVSVMTDACHHVQLLLVEMRSSIVLPQMVLNCDPPNDCLSGR, from the exons CCAGTTACTATAACCCAGTGGTCCAGGCTCCGCCCCCACtgcaaggagagggaggagggcgggGCTCGGCAGGTTTCTGGGCGGGGCTCGAGTGACGCAACCCAAGCGCCAGCGCCCTCGCGTGACCTGCTCGGCGGTCGCGGCGCAGAGCCGCAGCGTGTGCGTGGACACCTCCTTTCCTCCGCTTCCTCGGCTACCGCGGGTTCTTGCCAGGAGCTGAACTGCGGCGGCAGGTGGAGGGAATGCGCGCATGCAGAGCTGCGGGGCCCGGGTTGGGCGGCGGCACTCGCGGTCTCCCGAGACCAGCAGAGAGGTCTGGGCCGCCTGGCACTGGGCCGAGTTCGGAGCTGGGTCCCGCCTCGCAGGCCGGGCCCAGGTGGGCGGTACCTTTTCCCGGTGGGTTTGGGGGTGCAGCCGCGTGGGCCCAGGCGGGCGTCGCACAGGCTTCTCTTCCTAGGCTGCCCTCTGCCTTGGCGAATCCAAATCCTCCCTGAGTCCTTTCCGACCCTTGCTGGCATCGCGCGGAGCCCCGGACCTGCATCGCGG CcgtggacagtgatcctcctatataccctttctgcttcctgtgttTCTGTGATGACAGATgcctgccaccatgtccagcttttattggttgagatgaggtctagcaTTGTTTTGCCCCagatggtcttgaactgtgatcctcccaatgacTGCCTTTCAG